A window from Planococcus maritimus encodes these proteins:
- a CDS encoding CDP-alcohol phosphatidyltransferase family protein, giving the protein MLDTYARKHVQPAVDKTADCLLKKGWTANGVTKTAFAIGFSSGLFIYLGHPILALVALWLSGFLDVVDGTMARKTKPSPWGTLLDISFDRLVEISVILGLAFRFPDSMWALLLLSASIIVAMTIFLTVGALSEKQGVKSFYYQAGLAERTEGFILFTLMIALSSYLTVITLLFVAIQIFTIVQRMAEAKRILS; this is encoded by the coding sequence ATGCTTGATACATACGCAAGAAAACACGTCCAACCTGCAGTCGACAAGACAGCCGATTGTCTTTTAAAAAAAGGCTGGACCGCTAATGGCGTAACCAAGACCGCTTTTGCCATCGGCTTTTCTTCTGGTCTGTTCATTTATCTAGGGCATCCTATTTTAGCGCTTGTTGCACTTTGGCTTTCTGGATTTTTAGATGTCGTCGACGGGACGATGGCCAGGAAAACGAAACCTTCTCCGTGGGGGACGCTGTTAGATATCAGTTTCGACCGGCTTGTAGAAATTAGCGTTATTCTTGGACTGGCCTTCCGTTTTCCGGATTCGATGTGGGCATTGTTATTATTAAGCGCATCCATCATTGTTGCCATGACCATTTTCTTGACTGTCGGGGCATTATCTGAAAAACAAGGAGTGAAATCGTTCTATTATCAAGCCGGGCTTGCAGAACGTACGGAAGGATTTATCCTATTTACGTTGATGATTGCCTTGTCTTCTTATCTAACGGTGATCACTTTATTGTTTGTCGCCATACAAATTTTCACGATTGTTCAGCGCATGGCTGAAGCTAAACGGATTTTGTCTTAG
- a CDS encoding FAD-dependent oxidoreductase, with protein sequence MTKKYDIAIIGAGAAGLTAAFTAAGFSKKTVLIDKNLPGGECTWSGCIPSKSLINIAKEVHHAKKYSPELNVDTSEVLKDIQNVIQKVYAGESPEVLQQAGIDFVNAYATFTGPNTLEVEGETIEAKKIILSTGSTPLVPPIDGLSDVDYLTNETIFKLESFPKTMTILGAGPIGVELSQALNRLGVQVTLVEKADRILSNDDEELALMIQERLKQEGVTIHTGATAVKASQQGSQIKLTVEKDDQEMTVSNEGLLVALGRQANVAGYNLETAGVEYDKKRIQVDEHMETTAKGIYAIGDVVGPYQLSHMANAQGITATQNAILPINRKMKYDHVTWCTYTDPELGQSGLTEAQAREKHGDSIRVYEHDYADIDRANTKKDSIGKVKIVLDKKGYILGASILGDRAGEIISQIQTLKTLGINMGKLSSVIHPYPTYSEVLVKIGKKVYVDNLLNQPVVKTFNKAKAGELPVGKIGLYGAAAAAGVGIANMAVQNNSKPQLGVKNGRLQEMPSTPNAVSSQTTVKGKFVPAWPYNGSKEQAKKNVLGMLKSYEGVRIVQVSHNYVYAVETSKLMRFKDDIEFYFNDAAQQIEFRSASRVGYSDQGVNRKRYEDMRKRYSSISTHTRNS encoded by the coding sequence ATGACGAAGAAATATGATATCGCAATAATTGGAGCAGGTGCGGCAGGCCTGACAGCCGCTTTTACAGCCGCAGGATTTTCGAAAAAAACAGTTCTGATCGATAAGAATCTGCCAGGCGGGGAATGTACATGGTCTGGCTGCATCCCAAGCAAATCTCTTATTAATATCGCGAAAGAAGTTCATCACGCCAAAAAATATTCACCGGAATTAAATGTCGATACTTCAGAAGTATTAAAAGATATCCAGAACGTTATCCAAAAAGTTTATGCCGGGGAATCGCCGGAAGTATTGCAACAAGCCGGCATCGACTTTGTGAACGCCTATGCTACTTTTACTGGGCCGAACACATTGGAAGTAGAAGGGGAAACGATTGAAGCGAAAAAAATCATTCTCTCCACTGGATCGACTCCATTGGTTCCGCCAATCGATGGCTTGAGCGATGTAGATTATTTAACTAATGAAACCATTTTTAAATTGGAATCCTTCCCGAAAACAATGACCATTCTCGGCGCAGGGCCAATTGGTGTCGAATTGAGCCAAGCACTTAACCGTCTCGGTGTTCAAGTGACGCTGGTGGAAAAGGCGGACCGTATCTTGTCTAACGACGATGAAGAGCTTGCATTGATGATTCAAGAGAGACTCAAACAAGAAGGCGTCACGATCCATACTGGCGCGACAGCGGTCAAAGCTTCCCAACAAGGCAGCCAAATTAAACTGACAGTTGAAAAAGACGATCAAGAAATGACAGTGTCCAACGAGGGGCTGCTTGTTGCACTCGGACGCCAGGCAAACGTAGCGGGCTATAATTTGGAAACTGCCGGAGTTGAGTACGACAAGAAACGCATCCAAGTAGACGAGCATATGGAAACGACTGCAAAAGGCATCTACGCGATTGGAGATGTGGTCGGCCCTTATCAATTATCACATATGGCCAACGCGCAAGGCATCACAGCGACGCAAAATGCCATTTTGCCGATTAATCGAAAAATGAAATACGATCACGTGACCTGGTGTACATACACGGATCCGGAACTCGGCCAATCTGGCTTGACCGAAGCACAAGCACGCGAGAAACATGGAGATTCTATCCGCGTCTACGAACACGATTATGCCGATATCGACCGTGCCAACACCAAGAAAGACTCTATCGGAAAAGTAAAAATCGTCTTGGATAAAAAAGGCTATATTCTCGGTGCCAGCATTTTGGGTGACCGCGCCGGTGAAATCATCAGCCAGATCCAAACCCTTAAAACACTCGGAATCAATATGGGCAAACTATCAAGTGTTATCCATCCATATCCGACTTATAGCGAAGTATTAGTGAAGATCGGCAAAAAAGTCTATGTCGATAACTTGCTCAATCAACCGGTCGTTAAAACGTTTAATAAAGCGAAAGCAGGAGAACTGCCTGTCGGAAAAATCGGCTTATACGGAGCGGCGGCAGCAGCAGGGGTAGGTATCGCCAATATGGCGGTTCAAAACAATAGCAAGCCACAGTTAGGCGTGAAGAATGGGCGCTTGCAAGAAATGCCGTCTACGCCGAATGCTGTATCATCGCAAACGACTGTAAAAGGGAAGTTTGTTCCAGCTTGGCCGTATAATGGCAGCAAAGAACAAGCGAAGAAAAATGTGCTCGGCATGTTAAAATCTTATGAAGGCGTTCGGATTGTGCAAGTAAGCCACAATTACGTTTATGCAGTCGAAACGAGCAAACTGATGAGATTCAAAGACGATATCGAGTTCTACTTTAATGATGCAGCACAGCAAATCGAATTCCGTTCCGCCTCGCGTGTCGGATATTCAGATCAAGGGGTCAACCGCAAGCGCTATGAGGACATGAGAAAACGCTATTCAAGCATTTCGACTCACACGCGCAATTCATGA
- a CDS encoding ABC transporter permease: MKKQPRFLSLLLIIGLFIFVLVPFVPLILSSLSFGWRWPDVFPQGWSLRAWEYVVNDIRTWQAVGISLWIALIVTFINLLLALPAANALVRYSVRGRWLFEAIIFAPIIIPPFISVMGIHLSFLRFGLTETVFGVVLAHIAPTLPYMFRAVMVSYQTLSVDWEDQARMLGARAMPRFFHVVLPHLLPGILAGASLSVLISLSQYLITFIIGAGQVVTLPILLFPFISGGDPAIASAYSLLYAAIAIMALVGMDAALKRYYQMSRVPQQEKGVKP; encoded by the coding sequence ATGAAAAAACAACCACGCTTTTTATCATTATTATTGATCATCGGTTTGTTCATCTTCGTTCTCGTCCCGTTTGTTCCCTTGATACTTTCAAGCCTGTCATTCGGCTGGCGCTGGCCGGATGTTTTCCCACAAGGTTGGAGCCTCCGCGCATGGGAATATGTTGTCAACGACATTCGCACGTGGCAAGCAGTCGGCATCAGTTTATGGATTGCCTTAATCGTTACGTTCATCAATCTCCTATTAGCGCTTCCGGCTGCCAATGCATTGGTGCGTTATTCGGTTCGCGGCAGATGGCTGTTCGAAGCGATTATTTTTGCGCCGATCATCATTCCGCCCTTTATCTCGGTGATGGGCATTCACTTAAGCTTTTTACGGTTTGGCTTAACTGAAACTGTTTTTGGTGTTGTGTTGGCACATATTGCACCGACCTTGCCGTATATGTTCCGCGCGGTCATGGTCAGTTACCAAACCTTATCGGTTGATTGGGAAGACCAGGCGCGCATGCTCGGAGCACGGGCCATGCCTCGATTTTTCCATGTCGTGCTGCCGCATTTATTGCCTGGCATATTGGCGGGCGCTAGCTTGAGCGTTTTGATTTCGTTGAGTCAATACTTGATCACCTTTATCATCGGTGCCGGTCAAGTGGTCACTTTGCCAATCTTGCTGTTTCCGTTTATCAGCGGAGGCGACCCTGCGATAGCATCAGCGTACTCATTACTTTATGCTGCCATTGCCATTATGGCCTTGGTGGGAATGGACGCTGCATTGAAACGCTATTACCAAATGTCTAGAGTCCCGCAGCAAGAGAAAGGAGTGAAACCGTGA
- a CDS encoding TVP38/TMEM64 family protein: MNTKRVIKWSLAALAIVLVIWLSRSVFDVNAEDLRNWILSFGLWAPLVYIIAYTIRPLIFFPASVLSIAGGLAFGAWMGTLYTIIGATLGAALSFIVAKTVGKSLVKKQWTGNAAKIQTQMEQNGFLYVLLFRLIPVINFDLISYLAAIAKVRFVSFALATLIGIIPGTFAYNFLGSSFVSGNPQIIAAAVAVFIVLTVVPILIRNRWAKKNGRNSGTIK, from the coding sequence ATGAATACTAAGCGCGTCATCAAATGGTCTTTAGCGGCTCTGGCCATTGTCCTAGTTATTTGGCTCAGCCGCTCAGTCTTCGACGTAAACGCAGAGGATCTCCGCAATTGGATTTTATCGTTTGGGCTATGGGCGCCGCTCGTCTACATCATTGCCTATACCATCAGGCCGCTGATTTTCTTTCCGGCCTCGGTGTTATCAATCGCTGGCGGATTGGCCTTCGGGGCTTGGATGGGTACGCTTTACACCATCATTGGTGCGACTTTGGGCGCAGCGCTGTCTTTTATTGTCGCTAAGACAGTGGGAAAGAGCTTGGTCAAGAAGCAATGGACGGGCAATGCGGCGAAAATACAAACGCAGATGGAGCAGAATGGCTTTTTGTATGTCTTATTGTTCCGATTGATTCCGGTCATTAATTTTGACTTGATCAGCTATCTGGCAGCTATCGCCAAAGTTCGTTTTGTGTCGTTCGCTTTGGCCACCTTGATCGGCATCATACCGGGAACCTTTGCTTATAACTTTCTCGGCAGCAGCTTCGTCAGCGGGAACCCCCAAATTATTGCAGCAGCTGTCGCAGTCTTCATTGTCTTAACGGTTGTGCCGATTTTGATCCGCAACCGTTGGGCCAAAAAGAATGGCCGCAACTCTGGAACTATCAAGTAA
- the namA gene encoding NADPH dehydrogenase NamA, which produces MAKLFEEFELKGVHFKNRIVMAPMCMYQSDKEDGHVTDWHRVHYPTRAVGGVGLIITEATAVQPIGRISSRDLGIWDDAHIDGQAEIVRLMKANGAKTGIQLAHAGRKATVDGDIQAPSAIAFNDQYKTPTAMTAEEIDETVQAFRDGAIRAKKAGFDVIEIHAAHGYLINQFLSPLTNKRTDEYGGSSENRYRLLRRVLDEVNAVWSGPLFVRISAEDYADGGMNPEQYVEMTQWMKQQNVDLIDVSSGAVVPAKIPVYPGYQVNFAETIKKQTPIATGAVGLITEPRHAEEILQNGRADFIFLARELLRNPYWAYTAATELGADIEAPVPYERGWI; this is translated from the coding sequence GTGGCAAAACTTTTCGAAGAATTTGAGCTTAAAGGAGTCCATTTCAAAAACCGCATCGTTATGGCCCCGATGTGCATGTACCAAAGCGATAAAGAAGATGGCCATGTCACCGATTGGCACCGTGTTCATTATCCAACGCGCGCAGTTGGCGGTGTCGGGCTGATCATCACCGAAGCGACTGCGGTCCAGCCAATTGGACGCATTTCCTCGCGGGACCTTGGCATTTGGGATGATGCCCATATCGACGGGCAGGCAGAAATCGTCCGATTGATGAAAGCAAATGGTGCAAAAACAGGCATTCAGTTGGCCCATGCAGGGAGAAAAGCGACTGTTGATGGTGACATCCAGGCACCGAGCGCGATTGCTTTCAACGATCAATACAAAACACCGACAGCGATGACAGCAGAGGAAATCGATGAAACCGTTCAAGCATTCCGGGATGGTGCGATTCGAGCCAAAAAAGCAGGGTTTGATGTGATTGAAATTCACGCAGCCCACGGCTATTTGATCAACCAATTCCTGTCGCCTTTGACTAACAAGCGCACTGATGAATATGGCGGCAGCAGCGAGAACCGTTACCGCTTGCTTCGCCGTGTCTTGGACGAAGTGAATGCTGTTTGGAGTGGCCCGTTGTTCGTGCGCATTTCAGCAGAAGATTATGCAGACGGAGGCATGAACCCTGAACAATACGTCGAAATGACCCAATGGATGAAGCAGCAGAACGTCGATTTGATCGATGTCAGTTCAGGAGCGGTCGTACCAGCGAAAATCCCCGTCTATCCTGGCTATCAGGTGAATTTTGCGGAAACGATTAAAAAGCAAACGCCGATTGCTACAGGAGCTGTCGGCTTGATCACCGAGCCGCGCCACGCAGAAGAAATTCTTCAAAATGGCCGTGCCGATTTCATCTTCCTGGCCCGCGAATTGCTGCGCAACCCTTATTGGGCCTATACCGCCGCTACTGAGCTTGGAGCCGATATCGAAGCTCCTGTGCCTTATGAACGGGGTTGGATATGA
- the proC gene encoding pyrroline-5-carboxylate reductase, protein MKIVCVGAGSMAESMIHGWINKRIMKPEEISVMNRSDQDRLEFLHDEYGVNIVCAEKTELRDADFILLAMKPKDVEVALKGIREKLTGDTVIVSVAAGVSIETIQKHVGDFAVARAMPNTSAQIGKSATGVAWSKFVTKEQQHLLRKLLSSIGGVTVVEEDQLHAVTGIAGSGPAYLYYFAESMVQAGIDNGLSSADAKKLVRQTFDGAAEMLQQEDFGELRKRVTSPNGTTAAGLQALYDNDFKRIVGDCVTSAATRSRELGKEFE, encoded by the coding sequence ATGAAAATTGTATGTGTAGGGGCCGGATCAATGGCAGAATCCATGATTCACGGCTGGATCAATAAGCGAATTATGAAACCAGAAGAAATCTCAGTCATGAACCGATCGGACCAGGACCGATTGGAATTTTTGCACGATGAATACGGCGTTAACATCGTGTGCGCTGAAAAAACCGAATTGAGAGATGCCGATTTCATTTTGCTTGCAATGAAACCGAAAGATGTTGAAGTGGCGTTAAAAGGCATCCGCGAGAAATTGACTGGCGATACCGTTATCGTTTCGGTCGCAGCAGGTGTTTCGATCGAGACCATTCAAAAGCATGTCGGCGATTTTGCCGTTGCCCGCGCGATGCCAAACACTTCTGCGCAAATCGGCAAATCGGCGACAGGCGTCGCTTGGAGCAAGTTTGTCACCAAAGAACAGCAGCATTTACTGAGAAAGCTCTTGTCGTCCATCGGCGGCGTGACGGTCGTGGAAGAAGACCAATTGCATGCGGTGACCGGCATTGCAGGAAGCGGTCCGGCGTATCTTTACTACTTCGCAGAATCCATGGTGCAAGCAGGAATCGATAATGGCTTGTCTTCTGCGGATGCGAAAAAACTTGTGCGCCAAACATTCGACGGCGCAGCGGAAATGCTTCAGCAAGAAGATTTTGGCGAATTGCGCAAACGTGTCACAAGCCCGAACGGCACCACAGCTGCAGGCCTTCAAGCGCTTTACGATAACGACTTTAAGCGCATTGTTGGCGATTGTGTCACATCTGCTGCCACCCGTTCTCGTGAACTCGGAAAAGAATTCGAATAA
- a CDS encoding DUF3221 domain-containing protein — translation MKKASLFLAGFLLLAGCSDDEAAKEPAGTAGTEEEPEIAVEQEGMTEEGFITQIGNGRILINSIYFSVPEDVEVQFAEGGETTEAVISDLRTGMKVKTDYSGPLAESYPMQGEAEKITILQDEESKRQAEALQAFINEEQLSQLIILGQPLVRGEEIGFLFSNMETGALTEVRIDMNTLEYTLSNEENEEETDETEDAEE, via the coding sequence GTGAAAAAAGCTAGTTTGTTTCTTGCAGGATTTCTGCTATTGGCAGGGTGCTCAGACGATGAAGCGGCGAAAGAGCCCGCTGGGACAGCAGGTACTGAAGAAGAACCTGAAATTGCAGTAGAACAAGAGGGAATGACAGAGGAAGGTTTCATTACGCAAATTGGAAATGGCCGAATCCTCATTAATAGCATTTACTTCTCAGTGCCAGAAGATGTGGAAGTTCAATTTGCTGAAGGTGGCGAAACGACAGAAGCCGTTATTAGCGATTTGCGTACCGGTATGAAAGTCAAAACGGATTATTCAGGACCGCTAGCAGAATCTTATCCGATGCAAGGCGAAGCTGAAAAAATCACGATCTTACAGGATGAGGAATCCAAGCGTCAAGCGGAAGCATTGCAGGCATTCATCAACGAAGAGCAATTGTCCCAACTTATTATTTTGGGGCAACCACTCGTACGGGGCGAGGAAATCGGCTTTTTATTCAGCAATATGGAAACCGGAGCTTTAACGGAAGTGCGTATTGATATGAATACACTGGAATACACATTAAGCAATGAAGAGAATGAAGAAGAAACTGACGAAACAGAGGATGCCGAGGAGTAA
- a CDS encoding ABC transporter ATP-binding protein, producing MSDLRIIDIEKKYRSTQAKDEASFLLRPVQLTIREGEFFSLLGPSGCGKTTLLKLVAGLLEADGGELWFGNENLSNVPPESRKFTMVFQQSLLFPHKTIEDNVAFSLKMQKVGKKERLNAARGMLDHVGLSGFGRRFPEELSGGQQQRVALARALVANPRVLLMDEPFSALDPSLREEMRELLSQIQKEFRVTVLFVTHDRDEAFALSDRIAVMGEGQLRQIGTARQLYERPENTVVASFLGLKNILSGQVTNGRFVSSDKIIDASVYQPLADGDYYMVIRPESIKAAAADRSSHVSIRGIVQEMKYVSGTYNLKVIAETQVLECVFTTFQAEQTAVGEPIDLLVDMKEVWFLKE from the coding sequence GTGAGCGATTTGCGCATTATCGATATCGAAAAGAAATACCGGTCTACCCAAGCAAAGGACGAGGCATCATTTTTGCTTCGCCCGGTCCAGTTAACGATCCGCGAAGGCGAGTTTTTTTCACTGCTTGGCCCTTCCGGATGCGGCAAGACAACTTTGCTAAAATTGGTCGCTGGCTTATTAGAGGCAGATGGCGGGGAGCTTTGGTTTGGAAATGAAAACCTAAGCAATGTGCCACCCGAATCAAGGAAGTTTACTATGGTGTTCCAACAGTCGCTGCTGTTTCCGCATAAAACCATCGAAGACAATGTTGCTTTTAGCTTGAAAATGCAGAAAGTCGGAAAAAAGGAACGTCTTAACGCAGCGCGCGGCATGCTTGATCATGTCGGACTCAGCGGTTTTGGCCGACGTTTTCCTGAAGAACTGAGCGGCGGACAGCAGCAGCGTGTGGCATTGGCCAGAGCTTTAGTAGCGAATCCACGAGTGTTGCTGATGGACGAACCATTCAGTGCACTCGATCCGAGCCTGAGAGAAGAGATGCGCGAGCTGTTAAGCCAGATCCAAAAAGAATTTCGCGTCACCGTCTTGTTCGTTACGCACGACCGCGATGAAGCCTTCGCGTTATCTGACCGGATTGCGGTCATGGGCGAAGGGCAATTGCGCCAAATCGGCACTGCCAGACAGTTATACGAGCGGCCTGAAAATACAGTGGTTGCTTCTTTCCTGGGCTTGAAAAATATCTTGAGCGGCCAAGTAACTAATGGCCGGTTTGTCTCCTCTGATAAAATAATTGACGCTTCTGTATATCAACCGCTAGCAGACGGCGATTATTATATGGTCATTAGGCCAGAATCGATTAAAGCAGCGGCAGCAGACCGATCCAGCCATGTTTCGATCCGCGGAATCGTCCAAGAAATGAAGTATGTCAGTGGTACATACAACTTGAAGGTCATAGCGGAAACCCAGGTGTTGGAATGTGTGTTCACTACTTTTCAAGCCGAACAAACGGCGGTCGGGGAACCAATCGATTTGCTAGTGGACATGAAAGAAGTTTGGTTTTTAAAAGAATAG
- a CDS encoding ABC transporter permease — MWRKSKPYLLLLPASFTIILLFFGGIFDGLLKSFGYFPAIGETGLNLTAYDRLLHSSDFWQSMALTLRVAALSSLISAIIGAFLAVALFFVNNSTKKAIPRPWQRLFQLPLTIPHLVAGYMVVLIFTQSGFVSRLLATVGWIDGMTEFPVLVNDSFGWGIILTYAWKEAPFVALMLYPVLSRIHGSWRDVSRVFGAGPWQFIREVVVPVIMPAWTIATFIVFVFTFSAFEVPFLLGVTYPSVLPVYSYQLYTSGTLSDRPEALAVNMILAAITILLGLVAYYVSKRWNVLKGWG; from the coding sequence ATGTGGCGAAAGAGTAAGCCCTATCTTTTGCTGCTGCCGGCATCCTTTACCATCATCCTCCTGTTTTTCGGGGGGATTTTTGATGGATTGCTGAAAAGCTTCGGTTATTTTCCGGCGATCGGAGAGACTGGTTTGAACTTGACTGCTTATGATAGACTTCTTCATTCTTCAGATTTTTGGCAATCGATGGCTCTTACATTAAGAGTTGCAGCATTATCTTCGTTAATATCCGCAATCATCGGTGCCTTTCTTGCGGTGGCATTGTTTTTCGTCAACAATTCTACGAAAAAGGCAATACCGAGGCCTTGGCAACGGTTGTTTCAATTGCCTTTGACGATTCCGCATCTAGTCGCCGGCTATATGGTTGTGCTGATATTCACACAAAGCGGATTTGTATCAAGACTGCTTGCGACTGTTGGCTGGATCGACGGCATGACAGAATTCCCAGTACTCGTCAACGATTCGTTCGGCTGGGGGATTATCCTCACTTACGCTTGGAAAGAAGCGCCGTTTGTAGCGCTCATGCTGTATCCGGTTCTGTCACGGATACATGGCTCTTGGCGTGACGTGTCACGTGTGTTTGGTGCAGGCCCTTGGCAATTTATCCGCGAAGTGGTCGTGCCTGTCATAATGCCGGCATGGACAATTGCGACGTTTATCGTCTTTGTCTTTACTTTTTCGGCTTTTGAAGTGCCGTTTCTGCTCGGGGTTACCTATCCAAGCGTATTGCCTGTATATTCGTATCAACTCTACACGAGCGGTACCCTTTCTGACCGACCAGAAGCGCTGGCCGTCAATATGATTCTCGCAGCTATTACCATTTTACTGGGGCTAGTAGCGTATTACGTTAGCAAGCGCTGGAACGTATTGAAAGGGTGGGGCTAA
- a CDS encoding MBL fold metallo-hydrolase, whose translation MMEPIKIIIPTPFAVGDVNSYLLKGDVLTLIDAGPKTPEAWEALKAGLKAANVAPEDIEQVVLTHHHPDHAGWVDGFDAAKLYGHPYNDLWLRRDEAFFDYHDAFYQERLKEEGVPGDLMFWVKKMKRPLNLLGNRPLDMAINEGDTLPGHPDWHVLETLGHAQSHLSFWNPEQRTMIGGDHVIAKVSSNPLIEPPYHPEEGRPKSLLQYNASLSRLLKMPIDVIYSGHGEEVRNVHELVSTRLEKQHLRAMKVLDMLDRTSEQSVYELTQQLFPHAYEKELGLTLSETIGQVDYLLEDGLIEERMNDEGIFVYRQA comes from the coding sequence ATGATGGAACCGATCAAAATCATCATCCCGACGCCATTTGCGGTCGGAGATGTCAATTCTTATTTATTAAAAGGCGACGTGTTAACTTTGATCGATGCAGGGCCGAAAACACCGGAAGCTTGGGAAGCGCTGAAGGCCGGATTAAAGGCAGCCAATGTCGCTCCTGAAGACATCGAGCAAGTGGTCCTGACGCATCACCACCCGGATCATGCAGGATGGGTCGATGGCTTCGACGCCGCCAAACTTTATGGCCATCCGTATAACGATCTCTGGCTGCGCCGCGACGAAGCGTTTTTCGACTATCATGATGCGTTTTACCAAGAGCGATTGAAGGAGGAAGGCGTGCCGGGCGATTTGATGTTTTGGGTGAAAAAGATGAAGCGCCCGCTCAATTTATTGGGAAACCGCCCACTTGATATGGCCATCAACGAAGGGGATACGCTTCCAGGACATCCTGATTGGCATGTTTTGGAGACTTTGGGGCATGCCCAAAGCCATCTGTCGTTTTGGAATCCAGAACAGCGCACGATGATCGGGGGCGATCATGTGATTGCCAAAGTGTCGTCGAACCCGCTCATCGAACCGCCTTATCATCCGGAAGAAGGACGCCCGAAATCTTTGCTGCAATACAATGCTTCGCTCAGCCGGCTATTGAAGATGCCAATTGACGTTATTTACAGCGGGCACGGGGAAGAGGTGCGCAATGTTCATGAACTCGTATCGACACGTCTGGAGAAACAGCATTTGCGGGCAATGAAAGTGCTCGATATGCTAGACCGTACGAGCGAACAATCGGTGTATGAACTGACGCAACAGCTGTTTCCGCATGCTTACGAAAAAGAACTCGGCTTGACGCTTTCTGAAACCATCGGCCAAGTCGATTACTTGTTAGAAGACGGTTTAATTGAAGAACGTATGAACGATGAAGGCATTTTTGTCTATCGACAGGCATAA
- a CDS encoding ABC transporter substrate-binding protein: MKTYPLAALGTLSIILSACSSEDADNATNADSLLTADWDAIQDTAQGQEVNMYMWGGSDNINNYLDEWVAPRIKQDYGIELNRVPMNDAQDIINQLLDEKIAGKTDGSMDIIWINGENFKAAKDNDLLWGDFTGQLPNFNDYVNADAPEVSEDFGEPVEGLEAPWGKAQFVLVHDENQYEDPPKSMSELADWVKQNPGQFTYPAPPDFTGSAFIRQVLYETTGGHVQYQQPAADIENLEERLEPMWQYLNSIEPYLWREGETYPESLAKQDQLFASGEIAMTMSYDPALAASEVLKGRFPESTRTFILNGGTLANTHFLSIPFNASDKAGALVAINELMSPAAQTAKLSPENWGDLTALDLEKLSPEQQLAMNEVDLGEATLSIEELEQNRLPELSSEYIDIIEEGWTEHVAKE; this comes from the coding sequence ATGAAGACATATCCATTAGCGGCATTAGGTACACTGAGCATCATCTTATCTGCTTGTTCTTCTGAAGATGCCGATAATGCAACAAATGCGGACAGCTTATTGACAGCTGACTGGGATGCCATTCAAGACACAGCGCAAGGCCAAGAAGTCAATATGTACATGTGGGGCGGGAGCGACAACATTAACAATTATTTAGATGAATGGGTTGCCCCGCGTATAAAACAAGACTATGGCATTGAGCTCAATCGGGTCCCGATGAACGATGCGCAGGACATTATCAATCAATTGCTCGATGAAAAAATAGCTGGTAAGACCGACGGCAGTATGGACATTATTTGGATCAACGGCGAAAACTTTAAAGCCGCAAAAGACAACGATTTGTTGTGGGGAGATTTCACCGGGCAATTGCCGAATTTCAATGATTATGTCAATGCGGATGCACCGGAAGTCTCGGAGGATTTTGGAGAGCCGGTGGAAGGCTTAGAAGCGCCGTGGGGCAAGGCTCAGTTTGTTTTGGTGCACGACGAGAACCAATATGAAGATCCGCCCAAGTCAATGAGTGAACTTGCTGATTGGGTCAAACAAAATCCAGGACAGTTCACTTACCCCGCACCGCCTGATTTTACGGGAAGCGCTTTTATCCGACAGGTGTTATATGAAACAACCGGTGGCCACGTGCAGTATCAGCAACCCGCAGCAGACATAGAGAATTTGGAGGAACGCTTGGAGCCAATGTGGCAATACTTGAACAGCATTGAGCCGTATTTATGGCGCGAAGGCGAAACCTATCCGGAAAGCTTGGCAAAACAAGACCAATTGTTTGCGAGCGGTGAAATTGCTATGACGATGAGTTACGACCCGGCACTTGCGGCGAGTGAAGTATTGAAGGGCCGTTTTCCAGAGTCGACACGAACGTTTATATTAAACGGGGGCACACTCGCAAATACGCATTTTTTATCCATTCCGTTCAATGCATCCGACAAAGCGGGAGCGCTTGTGGCCATCAATGAATTGATGTCACCAGCCGCCCAAACCGCTAAATTGTCGCCTGAAAACTGGGGCGATTTGACGGCGCTGGATTTGGAGAAATTATCTCCTGAGCAACAACTAGCGATGAATGAGGTAGATCTCGGCGAAGCGACATTGTCCATTGAAGAATTGGAACAAAATCGCTTGCCCGAATTGTCTTCTGAGTATATTGATATTATTGAAGAAGGGTGGACGGAACATGTGGCGAAAGAGTAA